The genomic DNA CACCACCTAGAAACTGATTCAGGTCCACCATTATACTTTCAATTTTTGTCTAGAACACCTATTATTATATCAATAATAAAAAAACTTCGTATCTTATCAATCAAGACACGAAGCTTTCGCTTAACTTAAGTTACTTTATTCGTTCTGGTCCACCTAACTTAATATCTGGATTTTTATCTTCGAACCATCTTAATGAGAAATCATTTTCAAATAAAAGAACTGAACGTTCATGCTGATCTTTTACGAGTAACTTACGGGAATCTGAAATATTGTCCTTTACTTCACCATCAACTATCCACTTCGCAATACCATACTTTTGTCTTTCCATCACAATGTTCACGTTATATTCATTGTTCATGCGATGCTCAAATACTTGGAATTGCAGTTCACCGACCGCACCGATAATATAATCTTCAAAGAAGGGTGTCTTGTAGAGCTGAATTGCACCTTCTTGTACAAGCTGTTCAATCCCTTTGTAGAAATGCTTTTGTTTCAGTGCATTTTTTGCATACACTTTAGCAAATAATTCTGGTGGAAACGTCGGCAATGCTTCAAATTGGAGTTCTCCATTCGATGCAGCAAGTGTATCTCCAATTTGATAATTTCCAGTATCGTATATTCCAATAATATCTCCTGGATAAGCTTTATCAACTGTTTCACGACTAGCTGCGAAGAATTGACTAGATTGACTTAATTTGATTGCTTTACCAGTGCGAGTAAGTTTGACAGTCATACCTCGTTCAAACTCTCCTGAACATACACGTAAGAATGCGATTCGATCACGATGCGCTGGGTTCATGTTCGCCTGAATTTTAAAGATAAAACCTGAAAACTCTTCATGTTCAGGACCTATCTCACCAATTGTTGAATTTCTCGGTTGTGGTGCATTTGAAAGGTGGATAAAAGCATCTAAGAAAGATTGCACACCAAAACCAGTAATCGCACTTCCGAAAAATACAGGAGTTAGTTCTCCTGCTGCTACTTTTTCTTTAGAAAAAGCATCCCCTGCTTCTTCAAGCAACATAACTTCCTCTTGAAGTTGTTCAAATGCCATTTCATCTAGCGCATCTGGGTTCGTTTCACCATCAATATCCAATGGCAACATATGCCCTTCACCGTTCTCATCGTACTTTTCAAATCTTTTCTCAAAACGATTATATACTCCGTTAAAACCTTTCCCCATACCTGATGGCCACGTTACTGGGTATGTTTCAATACCAAGTACATCTTCAATTTCTTCAAGTAATTCCAATGGGTCTTTACCTTCCCTGTCAAGCTTATTAATGAAAGTTAATATTGGAATACCACGCATTTTACATACTTTAAATAACTTTACCGTTTGTTCTTCGATCCCTTTCGTTCCATCAATGACCATAACTGCTGTATCTACCGCTGTTAACGTTCGATACGTATCTTCACTGAAATCCTCATGACCAGGAGTATCAAGTAAGTTAATCATATTATCTTGATAGATGAATTGAATAACACTTGATGTAACTGAAATCCCTCTTTGTTTCTCTATTTCCATCCAATCTGATGTTGCGTATTTCCCTGTTTTCTTACCTTTTACTGTTCCAGCTGAACGTAACATTCCTCCAAGATGCAAAAACTTCTCCGTTAATGTCGTTTTCCCTGCATCAGGGTGAGAAATGATAGCGAAGGTTCTGCGTGGAAGTATCGTTTCATTTTTACTCATATTTAATGTCCTTTCCATCTAAAACTCCATCATACTATATCACAAAATAACTATCTCACCAATCACAATCAATATTTCATTTCAATTATACATTGTATAAAACTTCCGATCATTTTGTTAGTAAATACAAACGCTTTCATGTATTTTTTGTTGATCAATCTTCATTAAACACTATATTGACAATTTATTTCTTAAAAATTAGTATTATTTTAACGATTACATAGGGAGTTGACTTCATTGAAAAGACAAAATGTATGGCTTGTTCGCCCGCTTCCACATGGCACAAATCACATGCAAGATTTTTTAAAAAAAGACATTATCGCAGTTGGATATCCCGTTGGTAAAGAACTTTCAAAATATACATATAATGAACTACGTGCCATTCTGAAGAAATATAATTGGGAAGAAGGGATTGGCAATGTTAATATTTTAGTTCATTTAATGGTAAAAGACGATATCGTACTTGTGCCTGATGATAATAAGAAAGATGTTTATTTCGGAAAAATAGTAAGTGACTACATGTATGATTCATCACTAGATGTTGATCAAGCAGGGCTTGGCTTCCCACACCAGCGAAAGATCGAATGGTTCTTTAATAAGAAGCCACTTCTCCGTTCAGAACTACCTGAAAGTATAAAAGGCTCACTTCGTTATCCAGGAACGGTTGCTGATATAACAAAACACAATTTGATCAT from Bacillus solimangrovi includes the following:
- a CDS encoding peptide chain release factor 3, giving the protein MSKNETILPRRTFAIISHPDAGKTTLTEKFLHLGGMLRSAGTVKGKKTGKYATSDWMEIEKQRGISVTSSVIQFIYQDNMINLLDTPGHEDFSEDTYRTLTAVDTAVMVIDGTKGIEEQTVKLFKVCKMRGIPILTFINKLDREGKDPLELLEEIEDVLGIETYPVTWPSGMGKGFNGVYNRFEKRFEKYDENGEGHMLPLDIDGETNPDALDEMAFEQLQEEVMLLEEAGDAFSKEKVAAGELTPVFFGSAITGFGVQSFLDAFIHLSNAPQPRNSTIGEIGPEHEEFSGFIFKIQANMNPAHRDRIAFLRVCSGEFERGMTVKLTRTGKAIKLSQSSQFFAASRETVDKAYPGDIIGIYDTGNYQIGDTLAASNGELQFEALPTFPPELFAKVYAKNALKQKHFYKGIEQLVQEGAIQLYKTPFFEDYIIGAVGELQFQVFEHRMNNEYNVNIVMERQKYGIAKWIVDGEVKDNISDSRKLLVKDQHERSVLLFENDFSLRWFEDKNPDIKLGGPERIK
- a CDS encoding restriction endonuclease — its product is MKRQNVWLVRPLPHGTNHMQDFLKKDIIAVGYPVGKELSKYTYNELRAILKKYNWEEGIGNVNILVHLMVKDDIVLVPDDNKKDVYFGKIVSDYMYDSSLDVDQAGLGFPHQRKIEWFFNKKPLLRSELPESIKGSLRYPGTVADITKHNLIIHEILHHESLPEVQTDLRDEAKQVLLELLHSNNEETRLKAAEIIMRNVPY